Proteins encoded together in one Anopheles darlingi chromosome 3, idAnoDarlMG_H_01, whole genome shotgun sequence window:
- the LOC125954618 gene encoding malignant fibrous histiocytoma-amplified sequence 1 homolog, producing the protein MHLGIADTSVLLVLIMMRTQLCCCLKYTCTVGSDGFCIFQGVHIETVEQAQEVQLEPPVVTDGAGPVTRVKFRDSSMFMLPTRLYSAFRQLQELRVWWMQLHSIHIDARLLTLDAEKNRISSITADPDTVPLLRKLELSQNRLRNIDNISHFEHLEVLELGHNDLRTLDLCVLQRMQRLRLLDLSSNNLALVKSSLGHEKLPALTVLYLNDNRLTYLDLGILRAMPALEKLHIANNALVYVDNYDNLPALLPRLRSLQIYDNDWHCEALADVLGQLRKMGVQEYKAYSAFNCKDRSVEGVCCTDNKPFALVRKSHQYISNYATELNGHARYLARELHRTRHEVHRLVASENFTQSTLQMLGDEVDELRSQLSDLALVGGGGTADIVPGNRGKVSGRNGAAGDQPQVERLASEMVKLRRDYQKLTSENQSMRQQVRQYEQLKQEVEQLRLDSVDTKLELQLLKEQNAMLRHDLQKLQQLFSLGANV; encoded by the exons ATGCACCTCGGAATAGCGGATACCTC TGTGCTGCTAGTGTTGATCATGATGCGTACGCAgctgtgctgctgcctgaAGTACACCTGTACCGTCGGCTCCGATGGATTCTGCATCTTCCAGGGTGTCCACATCGAGACGGTCGAGCAGGCGCAAGAGGTCCAGCTGGAACCGCCGGTTGTGACTGATGGTGCTGGACCGGTGACGCGGGTAAAGTTCCGTGACTCGAGCATGTTCATGCTGCCGACACGGCTGTACAGTGCATTCCGTCAGCTGCAGGAGCTGCGCGTCTGGTGGATGCAGCTGCACAGCATTCACATCGACGCGCGGCTGCTGACGCTCGACGCGGAGAAGAACcgaatcagcagcatcacggcCGATCCAGAcacggtgccgctgctgcgcaAGCTCGAGCTTAGCCAGAACCGGCTGCGTAACATCGACAACATCTCGCACTTCGAACATCTGGAAGTGCTCGAGCTAGGCCACAACGATCTCCGGACGCTCGATCTGTGCGTGTTGCAGCGCATGCAGCGATTGCGGCTCCTCGATCTCTCCAGCAACAATCTGGCGCTGGTGAAGAGCTCCCTCGGGCACGAGAAGCTACCGGCCCTGACAGTATTATACCTGAATGACAACCGGCTCACCTACCTCGATCTGGGCATCCTGCGCGCGATGCCCGCCCTCGAGAAGCTCCATATCGCCAACAATGCGCTGGTGTACGTGGACAACTATGACAACCTACCGGCGCTGTTACCCCGGTTGCGGTCACTGCAGATCTACGACAACGATTGGCACTGCGAAGCGTTGGCCGACGTGTTGGGGCAGCTGCGCAAGATGGGCGTCCAGGAGTACAAGGCGTACAGTGCGTTCAACTGTAAGGATCGCTCGGTCGAGGGTGTCTGCTGCACCGACAACAAACCGTTTGCGCTCGTCCGCAAATCGCACCAGTACATCAGCAACTATGCGACCGAACTGAACGGACATGCCCGCTACCTGGCCAGGGAGCTGCACCGGACACGCCACGAGGTGCATCGGCTGGTCGCGAGTGAGAACTTCACCCAAAGCACCTTGCAGATGCTCGGTGATGAGGTGGACGAGCTGCGCTCCCAGCTGTCTGACCTGGCActggtaggaggaggagggacagCTGACATCGTCCCGGGGAATCGGGGCAAGGTGAGTGGACGGAACGGTGCTGCCGGAGATCAGCCGCAGGTCGAACGGTTGGCAAGCGAAATGGTGAAACTGCGGCGCGACTACCAGAAGCTAACGAGCGAAAACCAGAGCATGCGACAACAGGTGCGACAGTacgagcagctgaagcaggagGTCGAGCAGCTCCGGCTGGACTCGGTCGATACGAAGCTCGAGCTGCAGCTCCTCAAGGAGCAGAATGCGATGCTGCGGCACGATCtgcagaagctgcagcagctgttcAGTCTCGGTGCGAACGTCTGA